One region of Azoarcus sp. CIB genomic DNA includes:
- the prsR gene encoding PEP-CTERM-box response regulator transcription factor: MNDKRRTLLVVEDDPALQKQMRWAFDSFETVVADDRESALAQLRRHEPAVVTMDLGLPPNPDDVSEGFRLLGEMLVLAPETKVIVLTGQHDRENAVRAVAMGAYDFFGKPFEPELLALTIDRAFRLHDLQAENHRLMAQQTSPLSGVITRDPGMLKVCRTVERVASANVTVALLGASGTGKEILARALHALSSRSKERFLAINCAAIPENLLESELFGYEKGAFTGAAKQTLGKIETAHKGTFFLDEIGDLPMSLQAKLLRFLQERVVERIGGREEIPVDVRVVCATHRDLKAQIQAGLFREDLYYRLAEIVIDIPPLRERDGDAVLLAHAFVQRFAKDNGRGAMHLGEDALAAIEAHPWPGNVRELENCLKRAVIMAESSRITAEDLGLDAAETDLMELNLRHVRDEAERRAVIRALARTNGNIARASDALGISRPSLYDLMNRFGFKKES, translated from the coding sequence ATGAACGACAAGAGACGTACGCTTCTGGTTGTGGAGGACGATCCTGCGCTGCAGAAGCAGATGCGATGGGCGTTCGATTCGTTCGAAACCGTTGTCGCGGATGACAGGGAGAGCGCGCTCGCCCAGTTGCGCCGCCATGAGCCCGCTGTCGTCACGATGGACCTCGGCTTGCCGCCAAATCCGGATGACGTGAGCGAAGGTTTCCGGCTCTTGGGGGAGATGTTGGTGCTGGCCCCGGAAACGAAGGTAATCGTCCTCACAGGTCAGCATGATCGCGAGAACGCGGTGAGGGCGGTCGCAATGGGCGCCTATGATTTCTTCGGCAAGCCCTTTGAGCCGGAACTGCTCGCGCTGACGATCGACCGTGCATTTCGCCTGCATGACCTGCAGGCGGAGAATCATCGTCTCATGGCCCAGCAGACCAGTCCTCTTTCCGGAGTCATCACTCGGGATCCCGGGATGTTGAAGGTGTGTCGGACCGTTGAAAGGGTTGCGTCGGCAAATGTCACTGTGGCATTGCTTGGCGCGAGCGGGACGGGCAAGGAGATTCTGGCGCGCGCGTTGCACGCATTGTCGTCGCGATCCAAGGAACGATTCCTTGCGATCAACTGTGCGGCGATTCCTGAGAATCTGCTGGAAAGCGAGTTGTTCGGTTACGAGAAAGGCGCCTTCACCGGGGCAGCCAAGCAGACGCTGGGAAAGATCGAAACGGCACACAAGGGGACCTTCTTTCTCGACGAGATCGGTGACTTGCCGATGTCCTTGCAGGCGAAGCTGCTCCGTTTTCTGCAGGAGAGAGTCGTCGAACGTATTGGGGGGCGCGAGGAGATTCCGGTCGATGTTCGGGTCGTATGTGCGACGCACAGGGACCTGAAAGCGCAAATCCAGGCCGGGCTTTTTCGGGAGGATCTTTACTATCGGCTCGCCGAGATTGTCATCGATATCCCACCCCTGCGGGAGCGAGACGGCGATGCCGTGTTACTGGCGCATGCGTTCGTCCAGCGCTTCGCGAAGGACAACGGGCGCGGGGCCATGCATCTCGGCGAGGATGCGCTCGCCGCAATCGAGGCGCATCCCTGGCCAGGAAATGTGCGCGAGCTGGAGAACTGCCTCAAGCGTGCGGTAATCATGGCGGAATCCAGCCGGATCACCGCGGAGGATCTCGGGCTCGATGCGGCGGAAACGGATCTGATGGAGCTCAATCTGCGTCACGTCAGGGACGAGGCCGAGCGACGGGCAGTGATCAGGGCTCTGGCGCGAACCAACGGCAATATAGCGCGCGCGTCCGATGCGCTTGGCATCAGCAGGCCGTCCTTGTACGACTTGATGAACCGCTTTGGATTCAAGAAGGAGAGTTGA
- the prsT gene encoding XrtA/PEP-CTERM system TPR-repeat protein PrsT — protein MSRPTLFPQSRRQVALAFLFSGLIAGCGASPDSMVASARDYLANNDLQAASIQLKNALQENPKLAEARYLLGAVNLRQGNSTAAEKDFRRALELGSSVEQVSPLLARAMVQMGQFEQVIKEFGDTKFQDPVANAQLMASVGDAYLERKDFSKAREAFEAALTSNADDVPARIGLGRMKYLTGDVDGALAEAEAVLARGVGGAEAGDAHALRADVLLARKQVDDALAALHEAVKFRPSSVAYHFALISLLLERGDMSAAAERLAAMEKVAPKHPLTHYLFALHDLRSSKAASARDHIAETIRLAPEYLPGRLLAGLIHASLNEHVVAREHLAMVVGRVPQNRSARLGLARLELAAGDPEKAMETLKPLLSVKTPDPESLQLAARIQLAQGKLDAASETYEKLVAVRPSDELARTQLGVARLLEGDAAAGLSDLETASTLEGSSGAADFALVMVHLRQGELDKAAAAQRRLEERRPDDPRTYMLQGGIALAKRDLASARLSFEKALTLKSDYLPAAVNLARMDLAERKPEDALERVEAIVAKHPDNIAASLLLANLQKATGAAPDKVRGTLERVSRANPTEATPKLALAAEALGQRDAKKAISIAQEVIAAHPDDPRAHEMMGRGQLLAGDLQQAITAFNKQVSLQPKLPAPLIRLADAQQLAKDSAAAEQSLRRALGLKPDLIDAQQRLAALLAGTQRLKEAIAVAHTVQKQRPKTPVGWNLEGDLYLVAKDYPSAIVAYRKSFSVRPTAETVIKLYAVQIQSGKQKEAEKSVSEWLRQEPKDVRVRSYLAERAFAARRFDEAEQFYRKLDELKPDTPRVLNNLAWIAGQRRDPKAMGLAERAVKLAPEDPNILGTLGVLQIDSGQPENGIENLRKAVTLAPTAPALRLNLAKAYVKAGRKQDAAKEADSLLQSLPQNSPLRAEIMALKEKL, from the coding sequence GTGTCCCGTCCGACGCTTTTCCCGCAGTCCAGACGGCAGGTTGCGCTGGCCTTCCTGTTTTCGGGTTTGATTGCCGGCTGCGGCGCGAGCCCCGATTCCATGGTGGCTTCGGCTCGCGATTATCTTGCAAATAACGATCTCCAGGCAGCGAGCATTCAACTCAAGAATGCGTTGCAGGAAAACCCGAAGCTCGCCGAAGCACGATACCTGCTCGGAGCCGTGAACCTCAGGCAGGGGAATTCGACTGCCGCCGAGAAAGATTTTCGTCGCGCGTTGGAGTTGGGCAGTTCCGTCGAACAGGTGAGCCCGCTTCTGGCGCGTGCGATGGTGCAGATGGGACAGTTCGAGCAGGTCATCAAGGAATTTGGGGATACCAAGTTCCAGGATCCGGTGGCGAACGCCCAACTCATGGCGAGCGTCGGAGATGCCTATCTCGAACGTAAGGATTTTTCCAAGGCACGTGAGGCGTTCGAAGCAGCGTTGACGTCGAATGCGGACGACGTTCCCGCTCGAATCGGCCTTGGCCGTATGAAATACCTGACGGGAGACGTTGACGGTGCGTTGGCGGAGGCTGAGGCCGTGCTGGCCCGGGGCGTGGGGGGGGCGGAGGCAGGCGATGCCCACGCATTGCGTGCTGACGTGTTGCTTGCTCGGAAGCAGGTCGACGACGCTCTCGCAGCGCTACACGAGGCGGTGAAGTTTCGCCCGTCATCGGTTGCATATCACTTTGCACTGATCTCGTTGCTGCTTGAGCGCGGCGACATGAGTGCGGCTGCGGAGCGACTTGCGGCGATGGAGAAGGTCGCGCCGAAGCACCCGCTCACGCACTATCTGTTCGCGCTGCATGACCTTCGAAGCAGTAAGGCGGCTTCGGCTCGCGATCACATTGCGGAGACCATTCGATTGGCGCCCGAGTACCTGCCCGGACGTCTGCTGGCAGGTTTGATTCACGCCAGCCTGAACGAGCATGTCGTTGCGCGCGAACATCTGGCGATGGTGGTCGGTCGTGTTCCTCAGAACAGGAGCGCCCGGTTGGGGCTTGCGCGATTGGAGCTTGCTGCAGGTGACCCCGAGAAGGCAATGGAAACGCTCAAGCCCCTCCTTTCCGTAAAGACTCCAGATCCCGAAAGCCTGCAACTGGCTGCGCGCATTCAGCTGGCCCAGGGCAAGCTGGATGCGGCCTCGGAAACGTATGAAAAGCTTGTTGCCGTGCGGCCTTCCGACGAGCTGGCACGCACGCAGCTGGGGGTGGCCCGTCTGCTCGAGGGCGACGCTGCGGCCGGTTTGAGCGATCTCGAGACCGCTTCGACGCTCGAAGGGAGTTCCGGAGCGGCCGATTTTGCGTTGGTGATGGTGCATTTGCGACAGGGCGAACTCGACAAGGCGGCTGCTGCGCAACGCAGGCTCGAGGAAAGACGTCCGGATGACCCCCGTACTTACATGCTGCAAGGCGGAATCGCACTTGCGAAGCGGGATCTCGCCAGCGCAAGGCTCTCGTTTGAAAAAGCGCTTACGCTCAAGAGCGATTACCTGCCGGCTGCAGTGAATCTCGCTCGCATGGATCTGGCGGAAAGGAAGCCTGAGGATGCGCTGGAGCGTGTCGAGGCAATCGTCGCCAAGCATCCTGATAACATCGCAGCTTCTCTCCTGTTGGCGAACCTGCAGAAGGCGACCGGTGCCGCCCCGGACAAGGTGCGTGGAACCCTCGAGCGCGTCAGCCGTGCGAACCCCACGGAAGCGACGCCGAAACTTGCCTTGGCCGCGGAGGCTTTGGGGCAGAGGGATGCGAAGAAGGCGATTTCGATCGCTCAGGAAGTCATCGCCGCCCATCCGGATGATCCGCGTGCGCACGAGATGATGGGCCGAGGCCAGTTGCTGGCGGGTGACCTCCAGCAGGCGATCACTGCGTTCAACAAGCAGGTGAGTCTGCAGCCGAAACTGCCGGCACCGTTGATCCGGCTCGCGGATGCACAACAACTGGCCAAGGATTCCGCTGCCGCGGAGCAATCCTTGCGACGGGCGCTCGGGTTGAAGCCGGATTTGATCGATGCGCAGCAGCGACTCGCCGCATTGCTTGCAGGAACGCAGCGACTCAAGGAGGCGATTGCGGTTGCCCATACGGTACAGAAGCAAAGGCCTAAGACACCCGTTGGTTGGAATCTGGAAGGCGATCTGTACCTTGTCGCAAAGGACTACCCATCTGCGATCGTCGCTTACAGGAAATCGTTCAGTGTCAGGCCGACGGCAGAGACGGTGATCAAACTCTATGCCGTTCAGATTCAATCCGGTAAGCAAAAAGAGGCTGAGAAATCGGTTTCCGAATGGTTGCGGCAGGAGCCGAAGGATGTACGGGTGCGTTCTTATCTTGCCGAGCGGGCTTTTGCTGCCCGGCGATTCGATGAGGCCGAACAGTTTTATAGAAAGCTCGATGAGCTTAAACCGGACACGCCCCGAGTCCTCAACAATCTGGCGTGGATCGCCGGCCAACGTAGGGATCCGAAAGCGATGGGGCTGGCTGAGCGGGCGGTAAAGTTGGCTCCGGAAGATCCCAATATCCTCGGGACCTTAGGTGTACTGCAAATCGATAGCGGCCAGCCGGAAAACGGGATTGAGAACCTCCGAAAGGCGGTGACTCTGGCGCCTACTGCACCGGCTCTGCGTCTCAATCTCGCGAAAGCATATGTGAAAGCTGGTCGCAAGCAGGATGCGGCGAAAGAGGCGGATTCTCTTTTGCAGTCGCTACCGCAGAACAGTCCCCTGCGTGCAGAGATCATGGCGCTGAAGGAGAAGCTATGA